In the Moraxella osloensis genome, one interval contains:
- a CDS encoding ParB/RepB/Spo0J family partition protein: MVKKRGLASNRGLDALLGSIKTEKLITGNLIDASVLAAVDDAKSAEKLNAKSTDDGQNVADDESAEASDTRAIAKKSPTSAVTPKPFTPKYPKTPTSNTHTAYNDANDNSSDNSNVAGLNLMHINVTYLQRGKYQPRIDLDEDALQELATSIKQHGVMQPIVIRPLAKVLPNSPITHEIIAGERRWRAAQIAGLTHIPAIMRPMSDDLAIALALIENIQREDLSVMEQAAALQRFHDEFGMSHSQIADVVGKARTTVSNLLRLNQLHDDVKQALNEGQMDMGHARALLALSPKQQPVIAKKIIQGQLTVRQTEALVKDILNPKAPTQSQEIDYDRLRLNQHLSEQLGAVVKIKGSSKGKGSIEIFFHNEEELQALIVQFQSQLEH; this comes from the coding sequence ATGGTTAAAAAGCGCGGATTGGCATCAAATCGAGGACTTGATGCGTTACTCGGCTCAATCAAAACAGAAAAATTGATTACCGGTAATCTAATCGATGCGAGTGTTCTAGCCGCTGTCGACGACGCGAAAAGCGCTGAAAAACTAAATGCCAAGTCAACTGATGATGGGCAAAATGTCGCGGATGATGAATCAGCCGAAGCTAGCGACACTAGAGCCATAGCTAAAAAATCGCCTACATCGGCGGTAACCCCCAAACCATTTACCCCAAAATATCCCAAAACACCAACGTCAAATACCCATACGGCATATAACGATGCCAATGATAATAGTAGTGATAATAGTAATGTGGCTGGGTTAAATTTGATGCATATCAACGTCACGTATTTGCAGCGTGGCAAGTATCAGCCGCGCATTGATTTGGACGAAGATGCCTTGCAAGAGTTGGCAACGTCTATCAAGCAGCATGGCGTGATGCAGCCTATTGTGATTCGACCCTTAGCCAAAGTATTGCCCAATTCCCCGATTACCCATGAAATTATCGCGGGTGAACGTCGCTGGCGTGCGGCGCAAATTGCAGGTTTAACCCATATACCCGCCATCATGCGCCCCATGTCAGATGACTTGGCAATCGCTTTGGCATTGATTGAAAACATCCAACGGGAAGATTTGAGCGTCATGGAACAGGCTGCCGCATTGCAGCGTTTTCATGATGAATTTGGCATGAGTCATTCGCAAATTGCGGATGTGGTCGGTAAGGCGAGAACAACGGTTTCTAATTTGTTGCGTTTGAACCAATTACATGACGATGTCAAACAAGCGCTAAACGAGGGGCAGATGGATATGGGGCATGCCAGGGCATTATTGGCGCTGTCACCCAAACAGCAACCTGTTATTGCCAAAAAAATTATACAGGGTCAATTGACCGTTCGTCAGACTGAAGCCTTAGTCAAAGATATTTTAAATCCAAAAGCACCGACACAAAGCCAAGAAATTGATTATGATAGGCTGCGACTGAACCAACACCTCTCTGAGCAACTCGGTGCCGTGGTAAAAATCAAAGGCTCTTCAAAAGGCAAAGGCAGTATTGAGATCTTTTTTCACAACGAAGAGGAATTGCAAGCTTTGATTGTGCAGTTCCAGTCGCAACTTGAGCATTAA
- a CDS encoding ParA family protein, translated as MDILAIANQKGGVGKTTTAVNLASALAHRRKKVLLIDLDAQGNATTASGLDKRELEYSIADVLLDDLPIHEAIVKTPNGFDIVGANNELSGSDLHLSQKPENHAILSKAMQQLADMPTKNGRATKPYDFIVIDCAPSLSLLTINAMCATSGVIIPMQCEYFALEGLADLSQTIERLKSLNPKLHIRGVLRTMFDPRNTLANDVSMELIEHFGPILFNTIIPRNIRLAEAPAHGIPALDYEMNSKGSQAYIRLANEIIKQSRQFQLA; from the coding sequence ATGGATATTTTAGCCATTGCTAATCAAAAAGGTGGGGTGGGCAAAACCACCACCGCGGTTAATTTGGCAAGTGCACTGGCACATCGCCGCAAAAAAGTTTTACTGATTGATTTGGATGCCCAAGGCAATGCGACCACGGCATCAGGGCTAGATAAACGCGAGTTAGAGTACAGTATTGCTGATGTGCTATTAGATGATTTGCCAATCCATGAGGCGATTGTCAAAACCCCGAATGGGTTTGATATTGTCGGTGCCAACAATGAATTGTCAGGCAGTGATTTGCATTTAAGTCAAAAGCCTGAAAATCATGCAATTTTGTCAAAAGCCATGCAGCAGCTCGCTGATATGCCTACCAAAAACGGTCGCGCGACGAAGCCGTATGATTTTATCGTGATTGACTGCGCGCCGAGTTTAAGTTTACTGACCATCAATGCCATGTGTGCCACATCAGGGGTGATTATTCCGATGCAATGTGAATATTTTGCATTGGAAGGATTGGCGGATTTATCGCAAACCATTGAGCGTTTGAAGTCGCTAAACCCAAAACTGCATATCCGCGGTGTATTAAGAACCATGTTTGACCCGCGCAATACCTTGGCAAATGATGTCTCTATGGAATTGATTGAGCATTTTGGTCCGATTTTATTTAATACCATTATTCCCCGTAATATTCGTCTAGCAGAAGCACCCGCGCACGGCATCCCTGCGCTTGATTACGAGATGAATTCAAAAGGCTCACAAGCGTATATTCGCCTTGCCAATGAAATTATCAAGCAAAGTCGCCAATTCCAACTTGCCTAG
- the rsmG gene encoding 16S rRNA (guanine(527)-N(7))-methyltransferase RsmG: MAQINVKLQPQYLKLQPQLQQALSELKLPLSDEQQLQLLYYLQQLLFWNKAYNLTAIKDDQQALIKHIFDSLSIVPFLPAGDLLDIGTGAGLPAVIVAICQPQRAVTALDSNQKKIRFIKQVASELGLKNLTPVASRIEAHAGSYQVITSRAFASLVDFVTHSQSKLADNGIICAMKGVEPVDEIQALQNEWQINTQVLTVPELHESRHLIYLQR, from the coding sequence ATGGCGCAGATTAATGTAAAGCTACAACCCCAGTACCTAAAATTACAACCGCAGTTGCAACAAGCGCTCTCTGAGTTAAAGCTCCCACTATCGGATGAGCAGCAATTACAGCTACTGTACTATCTACAGCAGCTGTTATTTTGGAATAAAGCCTATAATTTGACCGCTATCAAAGATGACCAACAAGCGTTAATCAAACATATCTTTGATAGTTTATCGATTGTGCCATTTTTGCCAGCCGGTGATTTGCTAGATATTGGGACGGGTGCGGGTTTGCCAGCGGTGATAGTTGCCATTTGTCAGCCACAACGTGCGGTGACAGCGCTCGATAGTAACCAAAAGAAAATTCGCTTTATCAAACAAGTCGCCAGTGAGTTGGGGTTAAAAAATCTAACACCGGTTGCCAGTCGTATTGAAGCGCATGCAGGTAGTTATCAAGTGATTACCTCAAGGGCGTTTGCGTCGCTGGTGGATTTTGTCACCCATAGTCAAAGCAAATTGGCAGACAATGGTATCATTTGTGCCATGAAGGGGGTTGAACCTGTTGACGAGATTCAAGCCCTTCAAAATGAGTGGCAAATTAACACGCAGGTGTTAACCGTGCCAGAGCTCCATGAATCACGCCATTTGATTTATTTGCAAAGATAA
- a CDS encoding pyruvate, water dikinase regulatory protein — MTIEQIKATIQNKDALNFANSQSLRSVFFISDGTAITSETLGRSILSQFPTVPFETRVIPYVDTLDRADEAVNQINLAHQRDGVKPLVFDTIVDPVIRERINGADAFNLDIYEGLISKIADEIKVPPAPHTGHAHGDVDSENYKSRIDAVHFALDNDDGARTTHYDAADIILVGVSRSGKTPTSLYLALQFGIRAANYPLTEDDLYENSLPKALKPYRDKLFGLVIDTDRLVKIRNERRAGSRYASYQQCQQELRAIQGIYISQGIPNIDVSTMSIEEIATRILQMTGLKRRIG; from the coding sequence ATGACCATTGAACAAATCAAAGCCACGATTCAAAATAAAGATGCCTTAAATTTTGCAAATTCGCAGTCGTTGCGAAGTGTGTTTTTTATCTCCGATGGTACCGCGATTACGTCTGAAACCCTAGGTCGTTCTATTTTAAGCCAATTTCCTACGGTACCATTTGAGACCCGGGTTATTCCTTATGTTGACACCCTCGATCGCGCCGATGAAGCGGTCAATCAAATCAATCTTGCCCACCAGCGTGATGGGGTAAAGCCGCTAGTCTTTGATACCATCGTTGACCCTGTGATTCGTGAGCGAATCAACGGTGCAGATGCCTTCAACTTAGATATTTATGAAGGTTTAATTAGTAAAATTGCTGATGAAATCAAAGTGCCACCTGCACCGCATACCGGTCATGCCCATGGGGATGTCGATTCTGAGAACTATAAATCACGTATCGATGCGGTGCATTTTGCTTTAGATAATGATGATGGCGCGCGTACCACCCATTATGATGCGGCAGATATTATTTTGGTTGGGGTGTCACGTTCGGGCAAAACGCCTACTTCTTTATACCTAGCGTTGCAATTTGGTATTCGTGCGGCAAATTATCCGTTGACTGAAGATGATTTATATGAAAATTCGTTGCCCAAAGCGTTGAAGCCCTACCGTGACAAACTGTTTGGTTTGGTGATTGACACCGATCGACTGGTAAAAATTCGTAACGAGCGCCGTGCAGGTAGCCGCTATGCAAGTTACCAGCAATGTCAGCAGGAATTGCGCGCCATTCAAGGTATTTATATTTCTCAAGGGATTCCAAATATTGATGTATCCACGATGTCCATTGAAGAAATCGCGACGCGTATTTTACAAATGACGGGGTTAAAACGTCGAATTGGTTAA
- the sthA gene encoding Si-specific NAD(P)(+) transhydrogenase: MPKKRINDKVTQIPATNNDNENICDANTQSIIELQENITEILAKPTKTEISDSDKKANTVSISEDDDKVKHFDDASVHFDLISPLDNTRINLKRYKRQDAVSHAYDYDAIVIGAGPAGEAAAMKIAKSGQKVAVIDPRKQVGGNCTHVGTIPSKALRQSVFNIIGNRRDPILNQGIDYHQIPLNKVLTKAREVVRNQVETHTRFYERNQIDLINGWASFKDTHTIHVDMSDGTEQDITFEQAIITVGSRPYRPDLLDFSHPRVFDSDKILQMDYVVQRIIIYGAGVIGCEYASIFTGLGYKVDLINTQEQLLSYLDDEISDALSHDFRQFGVLIRNKEEIERLETYDDCVILYLKSGKRIKSDAILWSNGRSGNTDSLNLAAIGLTANSRGQLKVNEHYQTDIPNIYAAGDVIGWPSLASAAYDQGRCAAAYMVGDENAQPVRSVPTGIYTIPEISSIGKNEQELTAEKVPYEVGQAFFKHLARAQIIGERSGVLKILFHRETLEILGIHCYGNHASEIIHIGQAVMESKGGNTLEYFVNTTFNYPTMAEAYRVAALNGLNRVF, encoded by the coding sequence ATGCCAAAAAAACGGATTAATGACAAAGTTACTCAAATTCCCGCTACAAACAATGACAATGAAAACATCTGTGATGCCAATACGCAGTCAATTATTGAACTCCAAGAAAATATTACCGAAATTTTGGCAAAACCAACCAAAACTGAAATTTCGGATTCTGATAAAAAAGCCAATACCGTCAGTATCAGTGAAGACGATGATAAGGTCAAACATTTTGATGATGCATCGGTGCATTTTGATTTAATTAGCCCGCTGGATAACACCCGTATCAATTTAAAGCGTTACAAGCGTCAAGATGCCGTTAGCCATGCCTATGATTATGATGCTATTGTGATTGGGGCAGGACCCGCGGGTGAAGCAGCAGCGATGAAAATCGCCAAATCTGGACAAAAAGTTGCCGTGATTGATCCACGCAAACAAGTGGGGGGCAACTGTACGCACGTAGGCACGATTCCGAGTAAAGCATTGCGTCAGTCGGTGTTTAATATTATCGGTAATCGCCGCGATCCTATCTTGAACCAAGGCATTGACTATCACCAGATTCCACTTAATAAAGTATTAACCAAAGCGCGCGAAGTGGTGCGTAACCAGGTAGAAACCCATACCCGTTTTTATGAGCGCAATCAAATTGACTTAATCAATGGCTGGGCAAGTTTTAAAGATACCCATACCATTCATGTTGATATGAGTGATGGTACTGAGCAGGACATTACCTTTGAACAAGCCATTATTACCGTAGGTAGCCGTCCTTATCGTCCTGATTTGTTAGATTTTAGCCATCCTCGCGTGTTTGATTCTGATAAAATCCTACAAATGGATTATGTGGTACAGCGCATTATCATTTATGGTGCGGGCGTGATTGGCTGTGAATATGCGTCTATTTTTACCGGTCTGGGTTATAAAGTAGATTTGATTAATACCCAAGAGCAGTTGCTTAGCTATTTGGATGATGAGATTTCTGACGCGTTGTCGCATGACTTTAGACAATTTGGCGTATTGATTCGCAACAAAGAAGAAATCGAACGGCTAGAAACTTATGATGACTGCGTGATTTTATATCTAAAAAGTGGTAAACGCATCAAATCAGATGCTATTTTATGGTCAAACGGTCGCTCAGGTAATACCGACAGTCTTAACCTTGCCGCCATCGGACTCACCGCAAATAGCCGGGGTCAACTCAAAGTCAATGAGCACTACCAAACCGATATCCCAAATATTTATGCAGCAGGGGATGTCATTGGCTGGCCATCGCTTGCATCGGCAGCTTATGACCAAGGACGCTGCGCCGCTGCTTATATGGTGGGCGATGAAAACGCACAACCTGTTCGCAGTGTGCCAACGGGTATTTATACCATTCCTGAAATTTCAAGCATTGGTAAAAACGAACAAGAATTAACCGCCGAAAAAGTGCCGTATGAAGTCGGTCAAGCCTTCTTCAAACACCTTGCCCGCGCACAAATCATCGGTGAGCGTAGTGGGGTGTTAAAAATACTATTCCACCGTGAAACCTTAGAGATTTTAGGCATCCATTGTTATGGCAATCACGCCTCTGAGATTATTCATATCGGACAAGCAGTGATGGAAAGTAAAGGCGGCAATACCCTAGAATACTTTGTCAATACCACCTTTAACTACCCAACGATGGCAGAAGCCTATCGCGTTGCTGCGCTCAATGGTCTTAATCGGGTGTTTTAA